A part of Micromonospora chersina genomic DNA contains:
- a CDS encoding PhoH family protein — MTGTPPPGPPRVQTRITVPDQKIMVNLLGAGDEILRLVERSVNSDVHVRGNEITITGAPADNALAERLFSELLELIEKGETLTTDAVRRTVGMLEQGGAERPAEVLTLNILSRRGRTIRPKTLGQKRYVDAIDAHTIVFGIGPAGTGKTYLAMAKAVQALQAKQVNRIILTRPAVEAGERLGFLPGTLNEKIDPYLRPLYDALHDMLDPESIPKLMAAGTIEVAPLAYMRGRTLNDAFIILDEAQNTTPEQMKMFLTRLGFGSKIVVTGDVTQVDLPGGTTSGLRVVREILSNVEDVHFAQLSSSDVVRHKLVGDIVDAYARWDAERENQQAQSVHAVPGRTAQGGRAGRRR, encoded by the coding sequence ATGACCGGCACCCCACCTCCCGGCCCGCCCCGGGTGCAGACCAGGATCACGGTCCCCGACCAGAAGATCATGGTGAACCTGCTCGGCGCGGGCGACGAGATCCTGCGGCTCGTCGAACGCTCGGTCAACAGTGACGTCCACGTGCGGGGCAACGAGATCACCATCACCGGCGCGCCCGCCGACAACGCCCTCGCCGAGCGTCTCTTCAGCGAGCTGCTCGAACTGATCGAGAAAGGCGAGACCCTGACCACTGATGCCGTCCGGCGCACCGTCGGCATGCTCGAGCAGGGCGGCGCCGAGCGGCCCGCCGAGGTGCTGACGCTCAACATCCTCTCCCGGCGCGGTCGCACCATCCGCCCCAAGACCCTGGGGCAGAAGCGCTACGTCGACGCCATCGACGCGCACACCATCGTCTTCGGCATCGGCCCGGCCGGCACGGGCAAGACCTACCTGGCCATGGCGAAGGCCGTCCAGGCGCTCCAGGCCAAGCAGGTCAACCGGATCATCCTGACCCGGCCGGCGGTCGAGGCGGGTGAGCGGCTGGGCTTCCTGCCCGGCACGCTCAACGAGAAGATCGACCCCTACCTGCGCCCGCTCTACGACGCGCTGCACGACATGCTCGATCCGGAGTCCATCCCGAAGCTGATGGCCGCCGGCACCATCGAGGTGGCGCCGCTGGCGTACATGCGGGGCCGCACCCTGAACGACGCGTTCATCATCCTCGACGAGGCGCAGAACACCACGCCCGAGCAGATGAAGATGTTCCTCACCCGGCTCGGCTTCGGTTCCAAGATCGTGGTCACCGGTGACGTCACCCAGGTGGACCTTCCCGGCGGGACGACCAGCGGCCTGCGGGTGGTCCGGGAGATCCTGAGCAACGTCGAGGACGTGCACTTCGCCCAGCTCTCCAGCTCCGACGTGGTCCGCCACAAGCTGGTGGGCGACATCGTCGACGCGTACGCCCGCTGGGACGCCGAGCGGGAGAACCAGCAGGCGCAGAGCGTGCACGCCGTGCCCGGGCGGACCGCCCAGGGCGGCCGGGCCGGCCGGCGCCGCTAA
- the ybeY gene encoding rRNA maturation RNase YbeY, translating to MSIEIANESGVDVDTDAVLAVARHALDEMGVNPLAELSVLLVDIEYMSELNHRWMGGDGPTDVLAFPMDEGSVDHGPGESAPAGGEPALLGDIVLCPEVAGKQAATAGHSAADELHLLTVHGVLHLLGYDHAEPEEEREMFGLQARLLASWRSTRSQ from the coding sequence TTGTCCATCGAGATCGCCAACGAGTCCGGTGTCGACGTCGACACCGACGCCGTGCTCGCCGTCGCCCGGCACGCCCTCGACGAGATGGGGGTCAACCCCCTCGCCGAGCTGTCCGTGCTGCTGGTCGACATCGAATACATGTCGGAGCTGAACCACCGCTGGATGGGTGGCGACGGCCCGACCGACGTGCTCGCGTTCCCCATGGACGAGGGCAGCGTCGACCACGGCCCGGGGGAGAGCGCCCCGGCCGGCGGTGAACCGGCTCTGCTCGGCGACATCGTGCTCTGCCCGGAGGTGGCCGGCAAGCAGGCCGCCACCGCCGGGCACTCCGCCGCCGACGAGCTGCACCTGCTCACCGTGCACGGCGTGCTGCACCTGCTCGGCTACGACCACGCCGAGCCGGAGGAGGAGCGGGAGATGTTCGGTCTCCAGGCGCGACTGCTGGCCAGCTGGCGGTCGACCCGATCGCAGTGA
- the hemW gene encoding radical SAM family heme chaperone HemW: MPGVLPEGEPVPRDGALPAAARRAVGARGFGVYVHVPFCASRCGYCDFNTYTAAELGGGASRETYADTVLAELALAGRVLGDTPPPRVDTVFVGGGTPTLLPADDLARILDGIDRTWGLAAGAEVTTEANPETVTPESLRTLRAAGYTRISLGMQSAAPGVLAILDRQHSAGRATAAALEARDAGFDHVNLDLIYGTPGESAEDFAASLDQVVAAGVDHVSAYALIVEDGTRLAARMRRGELPYPSDDVAADRYLAAEAALGAAGFSWYEVSNWARSEAARCRHNLLYWTGADWWGLGPGAHSHVGGVRWWNVKHPTAYAQRLAAGESPGLAREVLTPDEAHMEDVMLRLRLATGLPLSGLDEAGRAGAERARADGLLDAEAYAAGRAVLTLRGRLLADAVVRDLLP, encoded by the coding sequence ATGCCCGGCGTCCTTCCAGAAGGCGAACCCGTCCCGCGCGACGGGGCGCTGCCCGCTGCCGCCCGCCGCGCCGTCGGCGCGCGCGGCTTCGGCGTGTACGTGCACGTCCCGTTCTGCGCCAGCCGGTGCGGCTACTGCGACTTCAACACCTACACGGCGGCCGAGCTGGGCGGCGGCGCGAGCCGCGAGACGTACGCCGACACCGTGCTGGCCGAGCTGGCCCTCGCCGGCCGGGTGCTGGGCGACACCCCGCCGCCCCGGGTGGACACCGTCTTCGTGGGCGGCGGCACGCCCACGCTGCTCCCCGCCGACGACCTGGCCCGGATCCTCGACGGCATCGACCGCACCTGGGGACTGGCCGCCGGCGCCGAGGTGACCACGGAGGCCAACCCCGAGACGGTCACCCCGGAGTCGCTCAGGACGCTGCGGGCCGCCGGCTACACGCGGATCTCGCTGGGCATGCAGTCCGCGGCGCCCGGGGTGCTGGCGATCCTCGACCGGCAGCACAGCGCCGGCCGGGCCACCGCCGCCGCGCTGGAGGCCCGCGACGCCGGCTTCGACCACGTGAACCTGGACCTGATCTACGGCACGCCGGGGGAGAGCGCCGAGGACTTCGCCGCCTCCCTGGACCAGGTGGTGGCGGCGGGGGTGGACCACGTCAGCGCGTACGCCCTCATCGTGGAGGACGGCACGCGGCTTGCCGCCCGGATGCGGCGCGGCGAGCTGCCGTACCCCAGTGACGACGTGGCGGCGGACCGCTACCTGGCCGCTGAGGCCGCCCTCGGCGCGGCCGGCTTCTCCTGGTACGAGGTCTCCAACTGGGCGCGCTCCGAGGCGGCCCGGTGCCGGCACAACCTGCTCTACTGGACGGGCGCCGACTGGTGGGGCCTCGGCCCGGGGGCGCACAGCCACGTCGGCGGGGTGCGCTGGTGGAACGTCAAGCACCCGACGGCGTACGCCCAGCGGCTGGCCGCCGGGGAGTCGCCCGGCCTGGCCCGGGAGGTGCTCACGCCGGACGAGGCGCACATGGAGGACGTGATGCTGCGGCTGCGGCTCGCCACCGGGCTGCCGCTGTCCGGGCTCGACGAGGCGGGTCGGGCGGGCGCCGAGCGGGCCCGGGCCGACGGCCTGCTGGATGCCGAGGCGTACGCCGCCGGCCGGGCGGTGCTCACCCTGCGCGGCCGGCTGCTCGCCGACGCGGTCGTGCGCGACCTGCTGCCCTGA
- a CDS encoding SDR family NAD(P)-dependent oxidoreductase, with product MAGRAGRAVLVTGASRGIGRAVARAFATGGDRVAIHHRDSADLAEALRAELPGDGHVVVRADLADPEAVRAMVDEAAQRLGGLDVLVNNAGVYGPRDLPHPVFGNTYAQWQEQWRLVLETNLTGAANATWCAAQHMRERGGRIVNVSSRGAFRGEPEQPAYGASKAGLNALGQSLALALAPYGIAVATVAPGFVATDMTTTHLSGERGDAIRAQSPFNRVARPEEIAAAVHWLASPEAEWASGTIVDLNGASYLRT from the coding sequence ATGGCGGGACGGGCGGGACGGGCGGTACTGGTGACGGGGGCCTCGCGCGGCATCGGCCGCGCGGTGGCGCGGGCGTTCGCGACGGGCGGGGACCGGGTGGCGATCCACCACCGGGACTCCGCGGACCTGGCCGAGGCGCTGCGGGCGGAACTGCCCGGCGACGGGCACGTGGTGGTACGCGCCGACCTGGCCGACCCGGAGGCGGTCCGGGCCATGGTGGACGAGGCGGCGCAGCGCCTGGGTGGCCTCGACGTCCTGGTCAACAACGCCGGCGTCTACGGCCCGCGCGACCTGCCCCACCCGGTCTTCGGCAACACCTACGCGCAGTGGCAGGAGCAGTGGCGGCTGGTCCTGGAGACCAACCTGACCGGCGCCGCGAACGCCACCTGGTGCGCCGCCCAGCACATGCGGGAGCGGGGTGGCCGGATCGTGAACGTGTCGTCCCGGGGCGCCTTCCGGGGTGAGCCGGAGCAGCCCGCGTACGGGGCGAGCAAGGCGGGGCTCAACGCGCTCGGTCAGTCGCTGGCGCTGGCCCTGGCCCCGTACGGCATCGCGGTGGCGACCGTGGCGCCGGGCTTCGTGGCGACCGACATGACCACCACCCACCTGAGCGGCGAGCGGGGCGACGCCATCCGCGCCCAGTCCCCGTTCAACCGCGTGGCCCGCCCCGAGGAGATCGCCGCAGCGGTCCACTGGCTAGCCAGCCCCGAGGCGGAGTGGGCCTCAGGAACGATCGTCGACCTGAACGGCGCCTCCTACCTCCGCACCTAA
- a CDS encoding enoyl-CoA hydratase-related protein, which translates to MTSPDALVRVATARGVTTLTLDSPHNRNALSTPLMTELLAGLTAAVADDAVRAIVLDHTGPVFCSGADLKETAAAYASGSVPAGMLGDVLVAVRECPKPVLAKVAGPARAGGLGLIAAADLAICAEEATFAFTEVRIGVIPAVISATVLPRLHPRAAAELYLTGDTFDGRRAAEIGLVTAAVPADELDAAVDRYRASLVKGAPKALAGTKELLRRPAATDLRAEIAELAALSTGYFLSEEGREGVLAFREKRPAAWVPAAD; encoded by the coding sequence ATGACCTCTCCGGACGCTCTCGTGCGGGTCGCCACGGCCCGTGGGGTGACCACCCTCACCCTGGACAGCCCGCACAACCGCAACGCGCTCTCCACCCCGCTGATGACCGAGCTGCTGGCCGGGCTGACCGCGGCCGTCGCCGACGACGCGGTCCGGGCGATCGTGCTGGACCACACCGGCCCGGTGTTCTGCTCCGGGGCCGACCTGAAGGAGACCGCCGCCGCGTACGCCAGCGGGAGCGTGCCGGCCGGGATGCTGGGCGACGTGCTGGTGGCCGTCCGGGAGTGCCCGAAGCCGGTGCTGGCGAAGGTGGCCGGGCCGGCGCGGGCCGGCGGGCTGGGTCTGATCGCCGCCGCGGACCTCGCGATCTGCGCCGAGGAGGCCACGTTCGCCTTCACCGAGGTCCGGATCGGGGTGATCCCCGCGGTGATCTCGGCGACCGTGCTGCCCCGGCTGCACCCCCGGGCCGCCGCCGAGCTGTACCTGACCGGCGACACCTTCGACGGCCGGCGGGCCGCCGAGATCGGCCTGGTCACCGCCGCCGTGCCGGCGGACGAGCTGGACGCCGCCGTGGACCGCTACCGCGCCTCGCTCGTGAAGGGGGCGCCGAAGGCCCTCGCCGGGACCAAGGAGCTGCTGCGCCGCCCGGCCGCCACCGACCTGCGGGCCGAGATCGCCGAGTTGGCCGCGCTCTCCACCGGGTACTTCCTGTCCGAGGAGGGCCGGGAGGGCGTCCTCGCGTTCCGGGAGAAGCGGCCCGCGGCCTGGGTGCCCGCCGCAGACTGA
- the hrcA gene encoding heat-inducible transcriptional repressor HrcA, with protein sequence MGLDDRKLAVLRAIVEDYVATQEPVGSKALVERHQLGVSPATVRNDMAVLEEEGYIRQPHTSAGRVPTDRGYRLFVDRLSRVKPLSPAERRAIERFLVGAVDLDDVVHRTVRLLAQLTRQVAVVQYPSLARSKVRHLELVPISTTRLMVVMIADTGRVEQRLVEMPGPVPAEDVTDLRRLVNEKLVGSRLSDTPPLVQALVDESTPQLRPAMATLSTVLLETLVERHEERIALAGTANLTRGGLLDFQGSLRPILEALEEEVVLLKLIGEAEPSTTRVLIGDENEIDNLRAASVVSTGYGPGATIVGGLGVLGPTRMDYPGTIATVRAVARYVGELLAQN encoded by the coding sequence ATGGGTCTCGACGACCGCAAGCTCGCCGTGCTGCGCGCGATCGTCGAGGACTACGTCGCCACGCAGGAGCCGGTCGGCAGCAAGGCCCTGGTCGAGCGCCACCAGCTGGGCGTCTCCCCGGCGACCGTGCGCAACGACATGGCGGTGCTGGAGGAGGAGGGCTACATCCGGCAGCCGCACACCAGTGCCGGCCGGGTGCCCACCGACCGCGGCTACCGGCTGTTCGTCGACCGGCTCTCCCGGGTCAAGCCGCTCAGCCCGGCCGAGCGCCGGGCCATCGAGCGCTTCCTGGTCGGCGCGGTCGACCTCGACGACGTGGTGCACCGCACCGTCCGGCTGCTGGCACAGCTCACCCGACAGGTCGCCGTGGTGCAGTACCCGAGCCTCGCCCGCTCCAAGGTGCGCCACCTGGAGCTGGTGCCGATCTCCACCACCCGGCTGATGGTCGTCATGATCGCCGACACCGGCCGGGTCGAGCAGCGGCTGGTCGAGATGCCCGGGCCGGTCCCGGCCGAGGACGTGACCGACCTGCGCCGCCTGGTCAACGAGAAGCTCGTCGGCAGTCGGCTGTCCGACACCCCGCCGCTGGTGCAGGCCCTGGTCGACGAGTCCACGCCGCAGCTGCGCCCGGCCATGGCCACGCTCTCCACCGTGCTGCTGGAGACCCTGGTCGAACGGCACGAGGAGCGCATCGCCCTGGCCGGCACGGCCAACCTCACCCGGGGCGGCCTGCTCGACTTCCAGGGCTCGCTGCGGCCGATCCTCGAGGCGCTCGAGGAGGAGGTCGTGCTGCTCAAGCTGATCGGGGAGGCCGAGCCGAGCACCACCCGGGTGCTCATCGGCGACGAGAACGAGATCGACAACCTGCGCGCCGCCTCGGTGGTCAGCACCGGCTACGGCCCGGGTGCCACCATCGTGGGTGGTCTCGGCGTGCTCGGCCCGACCCGGATGGACTACCCCGGCACCATCGCCACGGTGAGGGCCGTGGCACGCTACGTGGGCGAACTGCTGGCCCAGAACTGA
- a CDS encoding histidine triad nucleotide-binding protein: protein MGTDCLFCRIVAGEIPATVVRETATTLAFRDIDPKAPTHVLVIPKEHYADVVTLAEGDPGLAGELLGTAAVVAEEEGLTVDGFRLMFNTGPYGGQEVFHVHAHLLGGAPLGPMLCR, encoded by the coding sequence ATGGGAACCGACTGCCTGTTCTGCCGGATCGTCGCCGGGGAGATCCCGGCCACCGTGGTCCGCGAGACCGCCACCACCCTGGCCTTCCGGGACATCGACCCGAAGGCGCCCACGCACGTGCTGGTGATTCCGAAGGAGCACTACGCGGACGTGGTCACCCTGGCCGAGGGCGACCCGGGGCTGGCCGGTGAGCTGCTCGGCACCGCCGCCGTGGTGGCCGAGGAGGAGGGGCTGACCGTGGACGGGTTCCGGCTGATGTTCAACACCGGCCCGTACGGCGGCCAGGAGGTCTTCCACGTGCACGCGCACCTGCTCGGCGGCGCGCCGCTCGGCCCGATGCTCTGCCGGTGA
- a CDS encoding DUF4870 domain-containing protein — MTEPPRPPGAGDSGAPPPEATPPSAPYGSSSADEPPTAPLSGAPAPGGYPPPGGYPPPPGGQPPSGGYPPPGGYPPPGGYPPPGGYGAPGAGYPGGGAYGAPAGYANNDDKTWSLIAHFGGPVGVVVGGSLLGWVAPLIAFSAKGQQSPTVRAHAVAALNFQITWVIATLISFVLAVVTCGLLFFIPIIVALIPIIFGIIGGVKATEGVLYRYPMTYTFVK, encoded by the coding sequence ATGACTGAACCTCCTCGCCCTCCCGGAGCGGGGGACTCCGGCGCCCCGCCGCCGGAGGCGACCCCGCCGTCGGCACCGTACGGCTCGTCGTCGGCGGACGAGCCCCCCACCGCACCACTGTCCGGGGCACCGGCGCCGGGCGGCTATCCCCCGCCCGGTGGCTATCCGCCGCCTCCCGGCGGCCAGCCGCCGTCGGGCGGTTACCCGCCCCCGGGCGGCTACCCTCCGCCGGGTGGCTACCCCCCGCCGGGCGGCTACGGCGCGCCGGGCGCCGGCTACCCGGGCGGCGGCGCGTACGGTGCGCCCGCCGGCTACGCCAACAACGACGACAAGACCTGGTCGCTCATCGCGCACTTCGGCGGCCCGGTGGGTGTCGTGGTCGGCGGCAGCCTGCTCGGCTGGGTGGCGCCGCTCATCGCGTTCTCCGCCAAGGGCCAGCAGTCCCCCACCGTGCGCGCGCACGCGGTCGCCGCGCTGAACTTCCAGATCACCTGGGTCATCGCGACGCTGATCAGCTTCGTGCTGGCCGTGGTCACCTGCGGCCTGCTGTTCTTCATCCCGATCATCGTCGCCCTGATCCCGATCATCTTCGGCATCATCGGCGGCGTGAAGGCCACCGAGGGCGTCCTCTACCGCTACCCGATGACCTACACGTTCGTGAAGTGA
- a CDS encoding serine hydrolase domain-containing protein, producing the protein MITVHDRLGRMVRQAQAHGRIPAVSVALHRADRPLWTCAVGGTGNDTPLGPETVFRIGSVTKTFTAVLVMQCRDEGLLDLDDPIGRHLDLPAHGELTVRRLLSHTAGLQREPHGDVWDSLRAPDVTELLADLARVERVLPTGRRYHYSNLGMALLGELVARLRGGTWAEVLAERVLAPLGLAATGPTPGGRAATGFLVDAYSDEARPEPNTDFGAVAPAAQLWSTAPDMARWAAFLADPAALDPAGAVLAPATLDEMRWPLTTTDETLWAGGFGLGLILVPQPGRVMHVGHDGAMPGFLAAVYGRRGGDGTAGAMGCAVLGSSGTGVEVFELTHRLLATAAEHDPADVEPWRPGAPAPEHLRGLLGRWWGEGFEYVFSWHDGALRARGADDPAGKPPSVFAPLPDRPDVFRTVAGREVGELLRLTRDERGVVVRMHWATYRFTRHQETFEGYDFRAGS; encoded by the coding sequence ATGATCACGGTGCATGACCGGCTCGGCCGGATGGTGCGGCAGGCGCAGGCCCACGGGCGGATCCCGGCGGTGTCGGTGGCCCTGCACCGGGCCGACCGGCCGCTCTGGACCTGCGCGGTCGGCGGGACCGGCAACGACACCCCGCTCGGGCCGGAGACGGTCTTCCGGATCGGCTCGGTCACCAAGACCTTCACGGCCGTGCTGGTCATGCAGTGCCGGGACGAGGGGCTGCTCGACCTGGACGACCCGATCGGGCGGCACCTCGACCTGCCGGCGCACGGCGAGCTGACCGTACGCCGGCTGCTGTCGCACACCGCGGGCCTCCAGCGGGAGCCGCACGGCGACGTGTGGGACAGCCTGCGCGCGCCCGACGTCACCGAGCTGCTCGCCGACCTGGCCCGGGTGGAGCGGGTGCTGCCCACCGGGCGGCGTTACCACTACTCCAACCTCGGCATGGCCCTGCTCGGTGAGCTGGTGGCCCGGCTGCGCGGGGGCACCTGGGCCGAGGTGCTGGCCGAGCGGGTGCTCGCCCCGCTCGGGCTGGCCGCCACCGGCCCGACGCCGGGCGGCCGGGCGGCGACCGGGTTCCTGGTCGACGCGTACTCCGACGAGGCCCGGCCGGAGCCGAACACGGACTTCGGTGCGGTGGCCCCGGCGGCGCAGCTCTGGAGCACCGCCCCGGACATGGCGCGCTGGGCGGCCTTCCTGGCCGACCCGGCCGCGCTGGACCCGGCCGGCGCGGTGCTCGCGCCGGCCACCCTCGACGAGATGCGCTGGCCGCTGACCACGACCGACGAGACGCTCTGGGCCGGCGGCTTCGGCCTCGGCCTGATCCTGGTGCCGCAGCCGGGGCGGGTGATGCACGTGGGGCACGACGGGGCGATGCCCGGTTTCCTGGCCGCCGTCTACGGGCGGCGCGGCGGTGACGGCACCGCGGGCGCGATGGGCTGCGCGGTGCTCGGCTCCTCGGGCACCGGCGTGGAGGTCTTCGAGCTGACGCACCGGCTGCTGGCCACCGCCGCCGAGCACGACCCGGCCGACGTCGAGCCGTGGCGGCCGGGCGCGCCCGCCCCGGAGCACCTGCGGGGCCTGCTGGGCCGCTGGTGGGGCGAGGGCTTCGAGTACGTCTTCTCCTGGCACGACGGGGCGCTGCGGGCGCGGGGTGCGGACGACCCGGCCGGCAAGCCCCCCTCGGTCTTCGCCCCGCTGCCGGACCGGCCGGACGTGTTCCGCACGGTCGCCGGCCGGGAGGTGGGCGAGCTGCTCCGGCTGACCCGGGACGAGCGCGGGGTGGTGGTCCGGATGCACTGGGCCACCTACCGGTTCACGCGGCACCAGGAGACCTTCGAGGGGTACGACTTCCGCGCCGGCAGTTGA
- a CDS encoding 16S rRNA (uracil(1498)-N(3))-methyltransferase, whose product MSAPLFLVEALPTGDTLTLDGPEGHHAATVQRLRVGEELLLADGRGGTATAVVSAVGKGTLDLRVTSRGYVDASVPRLVVVQGIAKGDRGELAVQAMTEVGVDEIVPWAASRSVTQWRGDRGVRAREKWAATAREAAKQARRPWLPVVAGTPDESTTTVTRRIAGAAAAFVLHEEAEERLTTVDLPDAGEIVLVVGPEGGIADTELTAFEQAGARPVRLGPSVLRTSTAGVAALSVLSARLSRW is encoded by the coding sequence GTGTCGGCGCCGCTGTTCCTGGTCGAGGCGCTGCCCACCGGTGACACGCTGACGCTGGACGGCCCGGAGGGGCACCACGCGGCCACCGTGCAGCGGCTGCGCGTCGGCGAGGAACTGCTGCTCGCCGACGGGCGGGGCGGCACGGCCACCGCCGTGGTCAGCGCGGTCGGCAAGGGCACCCTCGACCTCCGGGTCACCTCCCGGGGGTACGTCGACGCGTCCGTCCCGAGGCTCGTCGTGGTGCAGGGCATCGCCAAGGGCGACCGGGGCGAGCTGGCCGTGCAGGCCATGACCGAGGTCGGGGTGGACGAGATCGTGCCCTGGGCGGCGTCCCGGTCGGTGACCCAGTGGCGCGGGGACCGGGGCGTACGGGCCCGGGAGAAGTGGGCGGCCACCGCCCGGGAGGCGGCCAAGCAGGCCCGCCGCCCGTGGCTGCCGGTGGTGGCCGGCACGCCCGACGAGTCCACCACCACGGTGACCCGCCGGATCGCCGGGGCGGCCGCCGCGTTCGTCCTGCACGAGGAGGCCGAGGAGCGGCTGACCACGGTCGACCTGCCCGACGCGGGCGAGATCGTCCTGGTGGTCGGCCCCGAGGGCGGCATCGCCGACACCGAACTGACGGCCTTCGAGCAGGCCGGCGCCCGCCCGGTCCGCCTGGGCCCGTCGGTGCTCCGCACGTCGACAGCCGGCGTGGCCGCGTTAAGCGTGCTCTCGGCCCGCCTGTCCCGCTGGTAA
- the dnaJ gene encoding molecular chaperone DnaJ translates to MARDYYGILGVSRDASDDEIKRAYRKLARQFHPDVNPDPEAQEKFKDINAAYEVLSDDRKRQIVDLGGDPLAPGGGGAGPGGPGGAGPFVGFQDIMDAFFGGAAGGARGPRPRTRPGADAILRLELDLNETAFGVEAPITVDTAVLCTTCAGAGTAAGTHLATCEACGGRGEVQSVQRTFLGQVVSARPCTVCQGYGTTIPHPCPTCAGDGRVRTRRSLTVKIPAGVEDGMRIRLAQQGEVGPGGGTAGDLYVEIHERPHDVYSRKGDDLHCRVTVPMTAAALGTRLTIKTLDSEETVDVKPGTQPGSTLRLRARGVPHLRGTGRGDLYVHLDVRTPTKLDADQERMLRDFAKTRGEEVAELSKQGGFFSRMRDAFNGHA, encoded by the coding sequence GTGGCCAGGGACTACTACGGCATTCTCGGCGTGAGCCGGGACGCCTCCGACGACGAGATCAAGCGCGCCTACCGCAAGCTGGCGCGGCAGTTCCACCCGGACGTCAATCCGGACCCGGAGGCACAGGAGAAGTTCAAGGACATCAACGCCGCGTACGAGGTCCTCTCGGACGATCGGAAACGGCAGATCGTCGACCTGGGCGGCGACCCGCTCGCCCCGGGCGGCGGGGGCGCGGGTCCGGGTGGTCCGGGCGGCGCCGGCCCGTTCGTCGGCTTCCAGGACATCATGGACGCGTTCTTCGGCGGCGCCGCGGGCGGCGCTCGTGGCCCTCGGCCGCGTACCCGGCCGGGCGCCGACGCGATCCTGCGGCTGGAGCTGGACCTGAACGAGACGGCGTTCGGCGTCGAGGCGCCGATCACCGTCGACACCGCGGTGCTCTGCACCACCTGCGCCGGCGCCGGCACCGCGGCCGGCACCCACCTGGCCACCTGTGAGGCGTGCGGCGGTCGCGGCGAGGTGCAGTCGGTGCAGCGGACCTTCCTCGGCCAGGTGGTCTCCGCCCGGCCGTGCACCGTCTGCCAGGGCTACGGCACCACCATCCCGCACCCCTGCCCCACCTGCGCGGGCGACGGCCGGGTGCGCACCCGCCGGTCGCTCACCGTCAAGATCCCGGCGGGCGTCGAGGACGGCATGCGGATCCGGCTGGCCCAGCAGGGCGAGGTGGGCCCGGGCGGCGGCACCGCCGGCGACCTCTACGTGGAGATCCACGAGCGGCCGCACGACGTCTACTCCCGCAAGGGCGACGACCTGCACTGCCGGGTCACCGTGCCGATGACCGCCGCCGCGCTCGGCACCCGGCTGACCATCAAGACGCTGGACAGCGAGGAGACCGTCGACGTCAAGCCGGGCACCCAGCCGGGCAGCACGCTGCGGCTGCGGGCCCGCGGCGTGCCGCACCTGCGCGGCACCGGCCGGGGCGACCTCTACGTCCACCTCGACGTGCGGACCCCGACGAAGCTCGACGCCGACCAGGAGCGGATGCTGCGCGATTTCGCCAAGACCCGGGGCGAGGAGGTCGCCGAGCTGAGCAAGCAGGGCGGCTTCTTCTCCCGGATGCGCGACGCCTTCAACGGGCACGCCTGA